One genomic region from Vibrio sp. STUT-A11 encodes:
- a CDS encoding DUF6279 family lipoprotein produces MIKLHSVSTKVLGYSLILVSILVLAGCTKKFLYNNLDWFVLEYLDDYVTLNQEQESLVEERLFLLAEWHKTEELPRYVDHLKEMESVTEEDVTLNYLKQNRDRFRAHYNRIINKVAPELFSLSLLLTPQQQREFLANVQKDYKKRNAKYTDKTEKEVRKIVFDNTKEWVTEWIGELNDDQQRYVTQFSDQVILNSPLWRNYRASIYQELEYLFDNQSDSSIYQKVFMQLLFEPESFYSDQLSQNVDHNIALAEQLTLSLSQSMTQKQWDHFHGKVTDWRVLAQELLN; encoded by the coding sequence GTGATTAAATTACATAGTGTATCTACTAAAGTGCTTGGTTACAGCCTTATATTGGTTTCCATTCTTGTTTTGGCTGGTTGTACTAAGAAGTTTTTATATAACAATTTGGATTGGTTCGTCCTCGAATATTTAGACGATTATGTCACGCTCAACCAAGAGCAAGAAAGCTTGGTCGAAGAGCGGTTATTTTTGTTAGCTGAGTGGCATAAGACAGAAGAGTTACCGCGATATGTTGATCATTTAAAGGAAATGGAAAGCGTGACAGAGGAAGATGTTACATTAAATTACTTAAAGCAAAACCGGGATAGATTCCGCGCACATTATAACCGTATTATCAACAAGGTCGCGCCGGAGTTATTCTCTTTGAGCTTGTTATTAACGCCACAACAGCAACGTGAATTTTTAGCTAACGTTCAAAAGGACTATAAAAAGAGAAATGCTAAATATACGGATAAGACAGAAAAGGAAGTCCGAAAGATTGTTTTTGACAATACGAAAGAGTGGGTGACAGAGTGGATAGGGGAACTCAATGATGACCAACAAAGGTATGTAACGCAATTTTCTGATCAAGTTATTCTCAATAGTCCTTTATGGCGTAATTATCGAGCGTCAATATATCAAGAACTCGAATACTTGTTCGACAACCAATCTGACAGTTCTATATATCAGAAAGTGTTCATGCAATTACTGTTTGAGCCAGAAAGTTTTTATAGTGACCAATTATCTCAAAATGTGGATCACAACATCGCGCTGGCGGAGCAACTGACGCTCTCCCTCTCTCAGTCAATGACCCAAAAGCAGTGGGATCATTTTCACGGCAAAGTCACGGACTGGCGTGTTTTAGCGCAGGAGCTTCTCAATTGA
- the napF gene encoding ferredoxin-type protein NapF, producing the protein MVDLSRRRLFARKTHANDAVRLPWLAQPEHFTDGCTRCGKCIDVCETKIITKSDGGFPSVDFTIDECTFCYQCADACPEPLFLAETEQPWQAKAQINDRCLAKSNVECRSCGDMCDPMAIQFKLELGKVAQPILNLDECNGCGACVSVCPTSSINVSNINITA; encoded by the coding sequence GTGGTAGACCTTTCAAGAAGAAGACTCTTTGCAAGAAAAACGCACGCCAATGATGCGGTGCGACTACCTTGGTTAGCGCAACCTGAGCACTTTACTGACGGTTGTACTCGCTGTGGTAAATGCATTGATGTCTGCGAGACCAAAATTATAACCAAAAGTGACGGCGGATTCCCATCGGTCGATTTTACTATCGATGAATGTACATTTTGTTATCAATGCGCAGACGCCTGTCCAGAACCACTATTTTTAGCAGAAACAGAACAGCCTTGGCAGGCAAAAGCGCAAATCAATGACCGCTGTCTAGCGAAGAGTAATGTTGAATGCCGAAGCTGTGGGGACATGTGCGACCCAATGGCTATTCAGTTCAAATTAGAACTGGGCAAAGTAGCACAACCAATTTTGAACCTTGATGAATGTAACGGATGTGGCGCGTGCGTTTCAGTGTGCCCAACTTCATCCATCAATGTGAGCAATATAAATATAACTGCCTAG
- a CDS encoding RNA helicase: MAAVEQLDNCVEYEILYFEQGKMFRMMVDAESKDSAYEFYLGCGKHISDLYSIRPDR, from the coding sequence ATGGCTGCCGTTGAGCAACTTGATAACTGTGTAGAATATGAAATTCTATATTTTGAACAGGGAAAAATGTTCCGCATGATGGTTGACGCCGAGAGCAAAGACTCGGCTTATGAGTTTTATTTGGGGTGTGGGAAGCATATTAGCGACTTGTACTCTATTCGCCCAGATCGTTGA
- the napA gene encoding periplasmic nitrate reductase subunit alpha, producing MKMTRRAFVKANAAASAAAVAGITLPASAANLIASSDQSKITWDKAPCRFCGTGCSVLVGTQNGKVVATQGDPEAPVNKGLNCIKGYFLSKIMYGQDRLTQPLLRMKDGKYHKDGEFTPVSWDVAFDTMAEKWKASLEKKGPTSVGMFGSGQWTVMEGYAAAKMMKAGFRSNNIDPNARHCMASAVVGFMRAFGIDEPMGCYDDFENADSFVLWGSNMAEMHPVLWTRITDRRLSHPHVKVNVLSTYYHRSFELADHGYIFTPQSDLAIANFIANYIIENDAVNWDFVNKHTNFTQADTDIGYGLRDDDPLQKAAKNPNSGKLTSISFEEYKKSVAPYTVEKASEISGVEKEKLIELAKQYADPNTKVMSLWTMGMNQHTRGVWMNNLVYNIHLLTGKIATPGNSPFSLTGQPSACGTAREVGTFAHRLPADMVVANPKHREIAEKIWKLPEGTIPPKPGFHAVLQDRMLNDGVLNCYWVQCNNNMQAGPNINTERLPGYRNPDNFIIVSDPYPTATAQAADLVLPTAMWIEKEGAYGNAERRTQAWYQQVGTVGEAKSDLWQVMEFAKRFKMEEVWPEELLAKAPEYRGKTMYDMLFKNGQVDKFPVDEARELNDDSHHFGYYVQKGLFEEYATFGRGHGHDLAPYDVYHTVRGLRWPVVDGKETQWRFKEGSDPYAKAGSGWDFYGNADGKAKIISAPYEAPPEMPDSEYDLWLCTGRVLEHWHTGTMTRRVPELYKAVPDAVCYMHPDDAKARNVRRGEEILIANKRGEVRARVETRGRNRPPKGLVFVPFFDARILINKLILDATDPLSKQTDFKKCPVKITKIA from the coding sequence ATGAAAATGACAAGACGTGCGTTTGTGAAAGCAAACGCGGCTGCATCAGCTGCTGCTGTCGCAGGTATTACACTGCCCGCCTCTGCCGCTAACCTGATAGCAAGCTCTGATCAAAGCAAAATTACATGGGACAAAGCGCCTTGTCGTTTTTGTGGTACAGGCTGTTCTGTTCTTGTTGGCACACAAAACGGCAAAGTTGTCGCGACACAAGGTGATCCAGAAGCACCGGTGAACAAAGGCCTCAACTGTATCAAAGGTTACTTCCTGTCTAAAATCATGTACGGGCAAGACCGTCTGACACAGCCATTATTGCGTATGAAAGATGGCAAATACCACAAAGACGGAGAGTTTACGCCGGTTTCGTGGGATGTCGCATTCGATACCATGGCGGAGAAGTGGAAAGCATCTCTAGAGAAAAAAGGCCCAACCAGTGTCGGTATGTTCGGTTCTGGTCAATGGACCGTAATGGAAGGCTACGCTGCGGCAAAAATGATGAAAGCAGGCTTCCGTTCGAATAACATTGACCCGAACGCACGTCACTGTATGGCATCTGCGGTAGTTGGCTTCATGCGTGCCTTTGGTATTGATGAGCCAATGGGGTGTTACGACGACTTCGAGAACGCAGATTCATTCGTGCTTTGGGGTTCTAACATGGCCGAGATGCACCCTGTTCTCTGGACACGTATCACTGACCGTCGTCTGAGCCACCCTCACGTGAAAGTAAACGTGCTTTCTACTTACTACCACCGTTCATTTGAGTTGGCGGACCACGGTTACATTTTCACTCCTCAGTCTGATCTTGCGATCGCAAACTTTATTGCCAACTACATTATCGAAAATGACGCGGTAAACTGGGACTTCGTCAACAAGCACACCAACTTTACACAAGCTGATACCGATATCGGCTATGGCTTACGTGATGACGATCCGTTACAAAAAGCGGCCAAAAATCCAAACTCAGGCAAACTCACTTCGATCTCTTTTGAAGAGTACAAGAAGTCTGTCGCTCCTTACACCGTTGAGAAAGCGTCGGAAATCTCAGGTGTTGAAAAAGAAAAACTGATCGAACTTGCGAAGCAATACGCGGATCCAAACACAAAAGTGATGTCACTTTGGACCATGGGTATGAACCAGCATACTCGTGGCGTATGGATGAATAACCTGGTTTACAACATCCACTTGCTAACGGGTAAAATTGCGACTCCGGGTAACAGCCCATTCTCGCTGACGGGTCAGCCATCAGCTTGTGGTACGGCACGTGAAGTGGGTACCTTTGCTCACCGTCTGCCAGCAGACATGGTGGTTGCAAACCCTAAACACCGTGAGATTGCAGAGAAAATTTGGAAATTACCTGAAGGCACGATTCCACCAAAACCTGGCTTCCATGCGGTTCTCCAAGATCGCATGCTAAACGATGGCGTATTGAACTGTTACTGGGTTCAATGTAACAACAACATGCAAGCTGGTCCGAACATTAACACTGAGCGTCTTCCTGGTTACCGTAACCCGGACAACTTCATTATTGTATCTGACCCATACCCAACCGCGACAGCGCAAGCGGCAGACTTAGTACTTCCTACCGCAATGTGGATTGAGAAAGAAGGCGCTTACGGTAACGCAGAACGCCGTACTCAAGCCTGGTATCAACAAGTTGGTACTGTGGGTGAGGCGAAATCAGACTTATGGCAAGTCATGGAGTTCGCGAAACGTTTCAAAATGGAAGAAGTATGGCCAGAAGAGTTACTGGCAAAAGCACCAGAGTATCGTGGTAAGACCATGTATGACATGCTGTTTAAAAACGGTCAGGTCGACAAGTTCCCTGTCGATGAAGCACGTGAACTGAACGACGATTCTCATCACTTTGGCTACTATGTTCAGAAAGGCCTGTTTGAGGAGTACGCCACCTTCGGTCGAGGCCATGGTCACGACCTGGCACCATACGATGTTTACCATACGGTGCGTGGATTACGCTGGCCAGTTGTCGATGGCAAAGAAACGCAGTGGCGCTTTAAAGAAGGCTCGGATCCATACGCGAAAGCTGGCTCAGGCTGGGATTTCTACGGTAACGCAGATGGTAAAGCGAAGATCATCTCTGCGCCATACGAAGCGCCACCAGAAATGCCGGACTCAGAGTACGACTTATGGCTATGTACAGGCCGTGTTCTTGAACACTGGCATACTGGTACCATGACTCGCCGTGTTCCAGAGCTTTATAAAGCGGTTCCAGACGCAGTGTGTTACATGCACCCGGATGACGCGAAAGCGCGCAATGTGCGTCGCGGAGAGGAAATTCTCATCGCTAATAAACGTGGTGAAGTACGTGCTCGCGTAGAAACCCGTGGTCGTAACCGTCCGCCAAAAGGCTTGGTATTTGTACCATTCTTTGATGCTCGTATTTTGATTAACAAGTTAATCCTGGATGCGACTGACCCACTGTCAAAACAGACAGACTTTAAAAAGTGTCCAGTCAAAATCACCAAGATCGCTTAA
- a CDS encoding chaperone NapD, producing the protein MSLNEVHISSLVVHVLPEHLAEIKAQIEAYENAEIYGDSPEGKIVVVLETENQGFITDTIDAINNLPNVLSTVLVYHQIETELEQADEQDTGTQHSQIEGEV; encoded by the coding sequence ATGTCACTAAATGAAGTGCATATTTCAAGTTTGGTAGTACACGTACTGCCTGAGCATCTGGCTGAGATTAAAGCCCAGATCGAAGCGTATGAAAATGCAGAGATCTACGGCGATAGCCCAGAAGGCAAAATCGTGGTGGTGCTTGAGACCGAAAATCAAGGTTTCATCACCGATACTATCGATGCGATTAACAATTTACCGAATGTCTTAAGTACAGTCCTGGTTTACCACCAAATTGAGACTGAGCTTGAACAAGCTGATGAACAAGACACTGGAACACAACATTCCCAAATTGAGGGTGAAGTATGA
- a CDS encoding response regulator, whose amino-acid sequence MLVDDHPLMRRGIQQLLSFEPEFEVVAEASNGADAVAKAHELELDLVLLDLNMKGMSGLDTLKALRADGCEARIVILTVSDSPADIDAIVRTGADGYLLKDTEPDELVELLKQVHSGDKTYSQEVAKYLSERGEQEDVFDALTERESQILKEVAKGFRNKQIADRLFISESTVKVHMKSLLKKLRVPSRTAATVLYLERFGDNK is encoded by the coding sequence ATGCTGGTGGATGACCATCCACTAATGCGACGTGGTATTCAACAACTTTTAAGTTTCGAGCCGGAATTTGAAGTGGTTGCAGAAGCGAGTAACGGCGCGGATGCTGTTGCTAAAGCGCATGAGTTAGAACTGGATTTGGTGCTTCTCGATCTTAATATGAAGGGAATGTCTGGTTTGGATACGCTAAAAGCCTTGCGAGCCGATGGGTGTGAAGCGCGCATTGTTATATTAACGGTATCGGATAGCCCGGCGGATATTGATGCGATTGTTCGCACTGGTGCCGATGGGTACTTGCTTAAAGATACCGAGCCAGATGAGCTAGTAGAGTTGTTAAAACAGGTCCATAGTGGTGATAAAACATACAGTCAAGAAGTGGCCAAGTATCTCAGTGAACGTGGTGAGCAAGAAGATGTCTTTGATGCGTTGACCGAACGTGAAAGCCAAATACTCAAAGAAGTGGCGAAAGGGTTTCGAAATAAACAAATTGCCGATCGTCTCTTCATATCAGAGTCGACTGTCAAAGTGCATATGAAGAGTTTGCTAAAAAAACTGAGAGTACCGTCTCGCACAGCAGCTACCGTCCTTTACTTAGAACGTTTTGGCGATAACAAGTAG
- the vmeY gene encoding multidrug efflux RND transporter periplasmic adaptor subunit VmeY → MQKKTLVALIAATTILAGCGEVNNSQGGNQAPLVVTQDVIVIDYQPSKSYIGRIEAVEDTNITAQVSGYLKARHFEEGQMVEKGQLLYSIEPSSFEAQVASAKAALAQAKASLKKAELDHQRGTNLLPRGSISQSEFDALTAALLGARAELEAANAQLKLAEVNLSYTQIRAPFSGRISDTKVSTGDLVSPSSGVLTTLVSLDPVHTSFSVSERERLAMGMDKVKGDGSAESRSVEVQLELENGEFFEHLGQLDFLGNRIDTKTGTIAMRAIVTNPDQKLLPGQHIKVNLRDKNARDAIVVPRRAVQTDLEGNFVMVTTEGNIAERRNVELGAQVEQGIIIRKGLEQNDSVITQGLQRVRNGIEVNIQTPTEDKR, encoded by the coding sequence ATGCAAAAGAAAACACTTGTCGCACTAATAGCGGCCACAACTATCCTTGCAGGATGCGGAGAAGTGAATAATAGCCAGGGAGGGAATCAGGCTCCTCTCGTTGTGACACAGGATGTCATTGTTATCGACTATCAACCAAGCAAGTCGTATATCGGCCGAATTGAAGCGGTAGAAGATACCAATATTACCGCTCAAGTCTCAGGCTACCTGAAAGCGCGTCATTTTGAAGAAGGACAAATGGTAGAAAAAGGCCAGCTACTTTACTCTATTGAACCTTCTTCTTTCGAGGCTCAGGTAGCCAGTGCGAAAGCAGCATTGGCGCAGGCGAAAGCTTCACTCAAGAAAGCGGAGCTTGACCACCAACGCGGGACAAACTTGCTTCCTCGCGGCAGTATTTCTCAATCAGAGTTTGACGCGCTTACCGCTGCACTCCTAGGTGCAAGGGCGGAGCTTGAAGCGGCTAATGCGCAGCTTAAGCTCGCCGAGGTTAATCTTTCTTATACGCAAATTCGTGCGCCATTCAGCGGTCGCATCAGTGATACTAAAGTCAGTACCGGTGATTTGGTTTCTCCCTCATCAGGGGTTTTGACCACGTTGGTTAGCCTAGACCCCGTGCATACCTCGTTCAGCGTCAGTGAGCGCGAACGTCTGGCGATGGGTATGGACAAAGTGAAAGGGGATGGTTCCGCGGAATCTCGCAGTGTCGAAGTACAGCTAGAGCTTGAGAACGGCGAGTTTTTTGAACACTTAGGACAACTCGACTTCTTGGGTAACCGTATAGATACCAAGACGGGCACCATCGCAATGCGAGCTATCGTCACCAACCCTGACCAGAAGCTGCTACCGGGCCAGCACATCAAAGTGAATTTGCGTGATAAGAATGCAAGAGACGCTATTGTTGTCCCGCGCCGAGCGGTGCAGACCGATTTGGAGGGTAACTTTGTGATGGTGACCACTGAAGGCAATATTGCGGAACGTCGTAACGTCGAGTTGGGGGCACAAGTAGAGCAAGGGATCATAATTCGCAAAGGTTTAGAGCAGAATGATTCTGTTATTACCCAGGGATTGCAGCGAGTACGCAATGGCATCGAAGTCAATATTCAAACTCCAACTGAAGATAAGCGGTAG
- the narQ gene encoding nitrate/nitrite two-component system sensor histidine kinase NarQ, whose translation MFKNVKKSVTGTIATAMLSILLLSVATTGFAIFTLASSLNDAEAVNVSGSMRMQSYRLANDIQIKSVDYAAHIDAFERSIYSPSMKALQSWSVPEDITQDYYGLISRWHELKIVLKRDDPSDYQMLVAGFVQQIDEFVFKLQSYSEQKLINLAWIGGLGLGGILCISIFVVLFVRREVVKPLRSLVVASQQIQHRSFNIALEAPSNNEMGILTRTFNRMATDLGKLYRGLEKAVDEKTRKLQQANQSLEVLYDSSKELTASRISQENFQAILQHLASLEGIKAVKLEIEQLGEPNWVLTEGEECCHDCDEACHAEPLILDGEHLGYLYWKAGLPCPNDSLIDNFVQILSRAVYYNRAQRQAEQILLMEERATIARELHDSLAQALSYLKIQVALLKRSVKNLPDEKAILQANQVIAELDTGLSAAYTQLRELLTTFRLTIKEGSFGQALQEMVATLNEQTTTKISLNNRLSSTELEAHQQVHLLQLIREATLNAMKHAQANNIVIQCLDYEGKITVTIEDDGVGFEHQDEKLNHYGMSIMQERATRLHADLHVEASKNNGCTVTLEFQHSKEVNIDSV comes from the coding sequence TTGTTTAAAAATGTGAAAAAGTCGGTAACAGGGACGATTGCAACGGCCATGCTGAGTATTTTGTTGCTATCTGTAGCGACGACCGGTTTTGCAATATTTACTCTTGCATCCAGCCTCAATGATGCCGAAGCGGTTAACGTTTCAGGGTCTATGCGTATGCAAAGTTATCGCTTGGCCAATGACATTCAGATTAAGTCCGTTGATTACGCTGCTCATATAGACGCTTTCGAGCGTTCCATTTATTCGCCCTCCATGAAAGCGTTGCAAAGTTGGTCGGTGCCTGAAGACATTACTCAAGACTATTACGGTTTAATTTCTCGCTGGCATGAACTCAAAATCGTATTAAAGAGGGATGACCCGAGCGACTATCAAATGCTAGTTGCCGGATTTGTTCAGCAGATTGATGAGTTTGTTTTTAAGCTGCAAAGCTATTCAGAGCAGAAGTTGATCAACTTGGCTTGGATCGGTGGCCTGGGGTTAGGCGGGATTCTCTGTATCAGTATCTTCGTTGTTCTCTTTGTTCGTCGCGAAGTAGTGAAGCCGCTACGTTCTTTGGTTGTGGCGAGTCAGCAGATACAACATCGCTCTTTCAATATTGCGCTTGAAGCACCAAGCAACAATGAAATGGGCATATTGACGCGTACCTTTAATCGTATGGCGACCGATCTGGGTAAGCTATACCGTGGTTTAGAAAAAGCCGTGGACGAAAAGACGCGCAAATTACAGCAAGCTAATCAATCGCTTGAAGTGCTGTATGATTCGTCAAAAGAGCTGACAGCGTCACGAATTAGTCAGGAGAATTTTCAGGCTATTTTACAGCACCTGGCTAGTCTGGAAGGGATTAAAGCGGTCAAACTGGAAATCGAACAGCTTGGCGAGCCTAATTGGGTCCTTACTGAAGGAGAAGAGTGTTGTCATGACTGTGATGAAGCCTGTCATGCTGAGCCCCTTATACTCGACGGTGAGCACTTGGGGTATCTGTATTGGAAAGCAGGACTGCCTTGTCCAAATGATTCGTTAATCGATAACTTTGTCCAGATCCTTTCCCGTGCTGTGTATTACAATCGAGCCCAGCGCCAAGCTGAGCAAATATTGTTAATGGAAGAGCGAGCCACCATCGCACGAGAATTGCACGACTCGTTGGCTCAGGCGCTTTCTTACCTGAAGATACAGGTCGCTTTGCTAAAGAGAAGCGTGAAAAATTTGCCAGATGAAAAAGCAATATTACAAGCAAATCAGGTCATTGCCGAGCTGGATACTGGCTTATCTGCTGCATATACACAGCTCAGAGAACTACTGACGACATTCCGCTTAACGATCAAAGAGGGCAGTTTCGGTCAGGCGTTGCAAGAAATGGTCGCGACGTTGAATGAACAAACAACGACTAAGATATCTCTAAATAACCGTCTTTCTTCAACAGAATTAGAGGCGCATCAACAGGTTCATTTACTACAGTTGATCAGAGAAGCCACCCTTAATGCGATGAAGCATGCGCAAGCGAACAATATTGTTATTCAGTGCCTTGATTATGAAGGAAAGATCACGGTAACAATAGAAGATGACGGAGTAGGCTTTGAGCATCAAGACGAAAAACTTAATCATTACGGTATGAGTATCATGCAAGAGCGAGCCACAAGGCTGCATGCAGATCTTCACGTCGAAGCATCGAAAAATAACGGCTGTACCGTAACACTTGAATTCCAACATAGTAAGGAAGTAAACATTGACAGCGTATAA
- the pepT gene encoding peptidase T codes for MKHLVERFLRYVTFNTKSNPKVATCPSSAGQLVFAQQLRQEMIDLGLSDVVLTEHGYLMARLPSNVNYDVPAIGFIAHMDTAPDASGKNVSPQFVEDYQGGDIALGLGDEVLSPVQYPDLHQLHGHNLITTNGKTLLGADNKAGIAEILSAVALLNANPDIPHGDICIGFTPDEEIGRGADKFEVEKFGAQWAYTVDGGPQGELEYENFNAASAEVIFHGVSVHPGTAKGKMVNAMNLAAKFQVQMPEDQTPETTEGYEGFYHLKSGSLGIAHSELSYIIRDFEREGLESRKAFMRKLVDEMNAGLKHGAVEIQITDSYCNMREMVEPYPHIIELAKQAMEACYVEPLIKPIRGGTDGARLSFMGLPCPNIFTGGFNFHGIHEFVSVEMMEKSVLVIAKIAELTARKYQK; via the coding sequence ATGAAGCATTTAGTTGAAAGATTTCTTCGCTACGTCACGTTCAATACCAAGTCAAACCCAAAAGTGGCGACCTGTCCTAGCAGCGCGGGCCAGCTCGTTTTTGCACAACAATTAAGACAAGAAATGATTGACCTTGGCTTAAGTGATGTCGTCTTGACGGAACATGGCTACCTGATGGCGAGGTTACCTTCCAATGTGAATTACGACGTACCCGCTATTGGTTTTATCGCGCATATGGATACGGCTCCGGACGCTTCCGGTAAGAATGTTTCGCCTCAATTTGTAGAAGACTACCAAGGGGGCGACATTGCCTTGGGGCTTGGTGACGAAGTGTTGTCGCCAGTGCAGTACCCTGATCTGCACCAGCTTCATGGTCACAACTTGATCACCACGAATGGTAAGACCCTGTTAGGTGCAGATAATAAAGCCGGCATAGCAGAGATCTTATCTGCAGTTGCGTTGCTGAATGCAAACCCTGATATTCCGCACGGCGATATCTGCATTGGATTCACACCCGATGAAGAAATCGGCCGAGGTGCCGATAAATTCGAGGTTGAAAAGTTTGGTGCGCAGTGGGCATATACTGTTGATGGCGGACCTCAAGGCGAACTAGAGTATGAAAACTTTAATGCCGCAAGCGCTGAGGTGATTTTCCATGGTGTTAGTGTTCACCCGGGAACAGCAAAAGGCAAAATGGTCAACGCGATGAACTTGGCGGCTAAATTTCAGGTTCAGATGCCAGAAGATCAAACGCCCGAAACCACAGAAGGTTATGAAGGTTTCTACCATCTTAAATCAGGCAGCCTTGGCATTGCACATAGTGAGCTGAGCTATATTATTCGTGATTTCGAGCGAGAAGGTTTAGAAAGTCGTAAAGCTTTTATGCGTAAGTTAGTGGATGAGATGAACGCCGGACTCAAGCATGGTGCTGTTGAAATCCAGATCACGGATAGCTACTGCAACATGCGTGAGATGGTAGAGCCCTATCCTCATATTATCGAACTTGCCAAGCAAGCGATGGAAGCGTGCTATGTGGAGCCGTTGATTAAACCAATACGAGGCGGAACCGATGGGGCTCGTTTGTCGTTTATGGGGCTACCCTGCCCAAATATCTTTACTGGCGGATTTAACTTTCATGGCATTCATGAATTCGTGTCAGTAGAAATGATGGAAAAATCGGTGTTGGTGATCGCCAAAATTGCAGAGCTGACGGCGAGGAAATACCAAAAGTAA
- a CDS encoding cytidine/deoxycytidylate deaminase family protein produces the protein MISKWAKRFYQMAELVASWSKDPSTQVGAVITKQNRIVSVGFNGYPHGVSDSVDTDERELKYLKTLHAEENAILFSKRDLDGCDIWVTHFPCPNCAAKIIQTGISRVHCPEQSEDFLSRWGDKIQVSQDMFDQAGVEVDWLPLEDIEIEGKDVR, from the coding sequence ATGATTTCTAAATGGGCGAAACGTTTTTACCAAATGGCGGAGTTGGTGGCATCTTGGAGTAAAGATCCGTCGACGCAAGTTGGTGCAGTAATTACTAAGCAAAACCGTATCGTTTCTGTTGGCTTTAACGGCTACCCACACGGGGTTTCTGACAGTGTAGACACCGATGAGCGAGAGCTGAAATACTTAAAGACGCTGCATGCAGAAGAAAACGCCATTCTGTTTTCTAAACGTGACTTAGATGGCTGTGATATCTGGGTAACCCATTTTCCGTGCCCTAACTGTGCGGCAAAGATTATTCAGACTGGGATCTCACGGGTACATTGCCCAGAGCAATCAGAAGATTTTCTGTCTCGCTGGGGAGATAAAATTCAGGTGAGTCAGGATATGTTCGATCAAGCTGGCGTAGAAGTGGACTGGCTGCCGTTGGAAGACATCGAAATTGAAGGTAAAGACGTTCGTTAA